A genomic region of Pseudomonas abietaniphila contains the following coding sequences:
- a CDS encoding alpha/beta family hydrolase, with product MSKEHPVTLAVDQCEQLAKKRGWLWNAPTTQKLAATLILAHGAGAPMDSDFMNNMAERLAGSGIGVLRFEFPYMAQRRIDGGKRPPNPQPKLLESWHEVYAVVRPLVSGRLAVGGKSMGGRMASLMADEVQADALVCLGYPFYAAGKPEKPRVAHLAELRTPTLIIQGERDALGNREAVEGYTLSRQINVHWLPTANHDLKPLKAAGISYSACLQDAAERIAGFLSR from the coding sequence ATGAGCAAAGAGCACCCGGTAACGCTTGCCGTCGATCAATGTGAGCAACTGGCAAAAAAACGGGGCTGGTTGTGGAACGCGCCGACGACCCAAAAATTGGCTGCGACGTTGATCCTCGCGCACGGCGCAGGTGCGCCCATGGACAGCGATTTCATGAATAACATGGCAGAGCGTCTGGCGGGTTCAGGGATCGGGGTGCTGCGGTTCGAGTTTCCGTACATGGCTCAACGTCGAATCGACGGCGGCAAACGCCCGCCCAATCCACAACCTAAATTGCTCGAATCCTGGCATGAGGTGTACGCCGTCGTTCGTCCCCTTGTCAGCGGGCGTCTGGCCGTCGGCGGCAAATCCATGGGAGGGCGCATGGCCAGCCTGATGGCCGATGAGGTCCAGGCCGATGCGCTCGTCTGCCTTGGCTACCCGTTCTATGCGGCGGGCAAGCCCGAAAAGCCGCGCGTTGCACATCTTGCTGAACTGCGCACACCGACCCTGATCATTCAAGGCGAACGGGACGCGCTGGGCAATCGAGAGGCGGTGGAGGGTTACACGCTCTCGCGCCAGATCAATGTCCATTGGTTGCCCACCGCCAACCACGACCTGAAACCGTTGAAAGCAGCGGGTATCAGTTATTCGGCCTGCCTGCAGGATGCCGCAGAGCGCATCGCCGGTTTTCTATCGCGGTGA
- the ccoN gene encoding cytochrome-c oxidase, cbb3-type subunit I, producing the protein MSTAISPTAYNYKVVRQFAIMTVVWGILGMGLGVFIASQLVWPDLNLGLPWTTFGRLRPLHTNLVIFAFGGCALMGTSYYVVQRTCQTRLISDGMAAFHFWGWQAVIVGALVTLPMGYTTTKEYAELEWPIAILLAIVWVTYAAVFFGTIVKRKTKHIYVGNWFYGAFIVVTAMLHIVNHMSLPVSLFKSYSAYSGATDAMIQWWYGHNAVGFFLTTGFLGMMYYFVPKQAERPIYSYRLSIVHFWALITLYIWAGPHHLHYTALPDWAQSLGMVMSIILLAPSWGGMINGMMTLSGAWHKLRTDPILRFLVVSLAFYGMSTFEGPMMAIKTVNSLSHYTDWTIGHVHAGALGWVAMISIGAVYHMIPRLYGRPQMHSIGLINTHFWLATIGTVLYIASMWVNGITQGLMWRAINDDGTLTYSFVEALQASHPGYIVRALGGAFFASGMLFMAYNVFRTVRASNTEEAEEAAQIAVVGAH; encoded by the coding sequence ATGAGCACAGCAATCAGTCCGACTGCTTATAACTATAAGGTAGTCCGCCAGTTCGCCATCATGACGGTGGTCTGGGGGATCCTTGGCATGGGGCTCGGTGTCTTCATCGCCTCACAACTTGTTTGGCCGGACCTGAACCTCGGTCTTCCCTGGACCACGTTCGGACGCCTTCGACCGCTGCACACCAACCTTGTGATCTTCGCCTTTGGCGGATGTGCGCTGATGGGCACTTCCTACTATGTCGTGCAGCGCACCTGCCAGACACGACTGATCTCCGATGGCATGGCCGCCTTCCACTTCTGGGGCTGGCAAGCGGTCATAGTCGGAGCCCTCGTTACGCTGCCCATGGGCTACACGACCACCAAGGAATACGCCGAGCTCGAATGGCCGATCGCGATTCTGCTGGCCATCGTCTGGGTGACCTACGCGGCGGTGTTCTTCGGCACCATCGTCAAACGCAAGACCAAGCACATCTATGTCGGTAACTGGTTCTACGGTGCGTTTATCGTGGTCACGGCGATGCTGCACATCGTCAACCACATGTCGCTGCCAGTGAGCCTGTTCAAGTCGTATTCGGCGTATTCGGGTGCGACCGACGCGATGATCCAGTGGTGGTACGGCCATAATGCCGTGGGCTTTTTCCTGACCACCGGTTTTCTCGGGATGATGTACTACTTCGTGCCGAAGCAGGCCGAACGCCCGATCTACTCCTATCGCCTGTCCATCGTGCACTTCTGGGCACTGATCACGCTGTACATCTGGGCCGGCCCGCACCATTTGCACTACACCGCGCTGCCGGACTGGGCGCAGTCGCTGGGCATGGTGATGTCGATCATCCTGCTGGCGCCAAGCTGGGGCGGCATGATCAACGGCATGATGACCCTGTCCGGTGCCTGGCATAAGTTGCGCACGGACCCGATCCTGCGCTTCCTCGTCGTGTCGCTGGCGTTTTACGGCATGTCGACGTTCGAAGGCCCGATGATGGCGATCAAGACCGTCAACTCGCTTTCGCACTACACCGACTGGACCATCGGTCACGTACACGCCGGCGCCCTCGGTTGGGTGGCGATGATTTCCATCGGTGCGGTCTACCACATGATCCCGCGGCTCTACGGCCGTCCGCAGATGCACAGCATCGGCCTGATCAACACTCACTTCTGGCTCGCGACCATCGGCACCGTGCTGTACATCGCGTCGATGTGGGTCAACGGCATTACCCAGGGCCTGATGTGGCGTGCGATCAACGATGACGGCACGCTCACCTACTCCTTCGTCGAAGCGCTGCAAGCCAGCCATCCGGGCTACATCGTGCGCGCCCTCGGTGGGGCGTTCTTCGCCAGCGGCATGCTGTTCATGGCCTACAACGTGTTCCGCACCGTGCGTGCGTCGAACACCGAGGAAGCCGAAGAAGCCGCCCAGATCGCTGTCGTGGGAGCCCACTGA
- the ccoO gene encoding cytochrome-c oxidase, cbb3-type subunit II — MIKHEMLEKNIGLLSIFMVIAVAVGGLTQIVPLFFQDVTNKPVEGMKPRPALELEGRDVFIANGCVGCHSQMIRPFRAETERYGHYSVAGESVWDHPFLWGSKRTGPDLARVGGRYSDDWHRAHLYNPRNVVPESIMPAYPFLVENKLDGKLTGRKMEVMRSLGVPYTDDDIAGAGAAVKGKTEMDALVAYLQGLGTIIKSKR, encoded by the coding sequence ATGATCAAACATGAAATGCTCGAGAAGAACATCGGCCTGCTGTCGATCTTCATGGTCATCGCCGTCGCCGTCGGTGGCCTGACCCAGATCGTCCCGCTGTTCTTTCAGGACGTGACCAACAAACCGGTCGAAGGCATGAAGCCGCGCCCGGCCCTGGAGCTGGAAGGTCGCGATGTGTTCATCGCCAATGGCTGTGTCGGTTGCCACTCGCAGATGATCCGCCCCTTCCGCGCCGAAACCGAACGCTACGGGCACTACTCGGTGGCCGGCGAAAGTGTTTGGGACCACCCGTTCCTGTGGGGCTCCAAGCGCACCGGTCCTGACCTGGCCCGCGTCGGCGGTCGCTACTCCGATGACTGGCACCGCGCGCACCTGTACAACCCGCGCAACGTGGTGCCGGAATCAATCATGCCCGCCTATCCGTTCCTGGTGGAAAACAAGCTCGACGGCAAGCTGACCGGTCGCAAGATGGAAGTGATGCGCAGCCTGGGCGTGCCCTACACCGACGACGACATCGCCGGTGCAGGCGCCGCCGTGAAAGGCAAAACCGAAATGGACGCCCTGGTGGCCTACCTCCAGGGCCTGGGCACCATCATCAAGAGCAAACGGTGA
- a CDS encoding cbb3-type cytochrome oxidase subunit 3 yields MDIGMIRGLGTVVVMVAFIGLALWVFSPRRKAEFDDATLLPFADDPEAIKHLEQAKASRSNTQ; encoded by the coding sequence ATGGATATCGGGATGATTCGAGGCCTGGGCACCGTGGTCGTGATGGTGGCCTTCATCGGTCTGGCGCTGTGGGTGTTCAGCCCGCGGCGCAAAGCTGAATTCGACGACGCCACCCTGCTGCCCTTTGCCGACGACCCCGAGGCCATCAAGCACCTCGAGCAAGCAAAAGCTTCCAGGAGCAACACACAATGA
- the ccoP gene encoding cytochrome-c oxidase, cbb3-type subunit III translates to MTTFWSLYVTVLSLGTIFCLTWLLLATRKGQRADTTDETVGHSFDGIEEYDNPLPKWWFMLFVGTIVFALGYLVLYPGLGNWKGLLPGYDYVDNDKQIAFSNGQSGWTGVHEWEKEMARSDARFGPIFAKFAAMPIEEVAKDPQALKMGGRLFATNCSVCHGSDAKGAYGFPNLTDADWRWGGEPQTIKTTIMGGRHAVMPAWGEVILDQGVRDVSAYVLTQLYGRKLPDDAKADPVAGQKIFAANCVACHGPEGKGTPALGAPNLTHPAAFIYGSSFAQLQQTIRYGRQGQMPAQELLQGNDKVHLLAAYVYSLSHGDKPVDAQ, encoded by the coding sequence ATGACTACGTTTTGGAGCCTGTACGTGACGGTGCTGTCGCTGGGCACGATCTTCTGCCTGACCTGGCTGTTGCTGGCGACCCGCAAGGGCCAACGCGCCGACACCACCGACGAGACCGTTGGCCATTCGTTCGATGGCATTGAGGAATACGACAACCCGCTGCCCAAGTGGTGGTTCATGCTGTTCGTCGGCACGATCGTCTTCGCCCTGGGCTATCTGGTGCTGTACCCAGGCCTGGGCAACTGGAAAGGCCTGCTGCCGGGTTACGACTACGTCGATAACGACAAGCAGATCGCCTTCTCCAACGGCCAGTCCGGCTGGACCGGCGTGCATGAATGGGAGAAGGAAATGGCCCGTTCCGACGCCCGTTTCGGACCGATTTTCGCCAAATTCGCCGCCATGCCGATCGAGGAAGTCGCCAAGGACCCGCAAGCGCTGAAAATGGGCGGTCGCCTGTTTGCCACCAACTGCTCGGTCTGTCACGGTTCCGACGCAAAAGGTGCCTACGGCTTCCCCAACCTGACCGACGCTGACTGGCGCTGGGGCGGTGAGCCGCAGACCATCAAAACCACCATCATGGGCGGCCGTCATGCTGTGATGCCGGCGTGGGGTGAAGTGATCCTGGATCAGGGCGTGCGTGATGTTTCCGCCTACGTGCTGACCCAACTGTACGGACGTAAGCTGCCAGACGACGCCAAAGCCGACCCGGTGGCAGGGCAGAAAATCTTCGCCGCCAACTGTGTGGCCTGCCACGGTCCGGAAGGCAAAGGGACGCCCGCCCTGGGTGCGCCGAACCTGACCCACCCGGCGGCCTTCATTTACGGCTCCAGTTTCGCGCAGCTGCAACAGACGATCCGTTACGGTCGCCAGGGCCAGATGCCCGCGCAGGAACTGCTGCAAGGTAACGACAAGGTGCATTTACTGGCCGCGTACGTGTACAGCCTGTCTCACGGAGACAAGCCCGTCGACGCCCAGTGA
- a CDS encoding metallophosphoesterase family protein, which translates to MNKWTLLIGSLSVWLASIAAHATPSTLVFASDPQYPWSPYSDYKQDISAKANQQLSRDLIEAQYKSIADLRRAHPDQDVPVMINGDMTAFGHGWQRDYLYRTLDAHLGGDYYFGLGNHDYENNVGDCANNGCARDSLFDLRDRMLNKVDSMALYVEKTGWNETWVGSLAYSKRIGDVQLIQLNNEPTYEASFNSRQGFKTYDFRIKGSLDWLEEQLKRARADNLIILLNMHKPDGWQTSAQDLQRFKAMIKAYEVTAVFAGHYHKYGGRYYGADYFGSVPLFLSGSASQRTYLTAEIDREKRRMRVSKVADNDWKTRKELAVIPLPGHENDLK; encoded by the coding sequence ATGAACAAATGGACGCTTTTAATCGGCTCGCTAAGCGTTTGGCTCGCGAGCATCGCCGCCCACGCGACGCCTTCAACGCTGGTCTTTGCTTCGGACCCGCAATACCCATGGAGCCCCTACAGCGACTACAAACAGGACATCTCGGCCAAAGCCAACCAGCAACTGTCGAGGGATTTGATTGAAGCGCAATACAAAAGCATCGCCGATTTACGCAGAGCCCATCCCGATCAGGACGTGCCCGTGATGATCAATGGTGACATGACTGCCTTTGGCCACGGTTGGCAGCGCGATTATCTGTACCGCACGCTGGACGCTCATCTGGGCGGTGATTATTACTTCGGTCTGGGCAATCATGATTACGAAAACAATGTTGGCGACTGCGCCAACAACGGTTGCGCCCGGGACAGCCTGTTCGACCTGCGTGACCGGATGCTGAACAAAGTCGATTCGATGGCGTTGTACGTCGAGAAGACCGGCTGGAACGAAACGTGGGTCGGCAGCCTCGCCTACAGCAAACGGATCGGCGACGTTCAGCTTATCCAGTTGAATAACGAGCCGACTTACGAAGCCAGTTTCAATTCGCGACAAGGTTTTAAGACGTATGACTTCAGGATCAAGGGCTCGCTTGACTGGCTTGAAGAACAGCTCAAGCGTGCAAGGGCCGACAACCTGATCATTTTGCTGAATATGCACAAACCCGATGGCTGGCAGACCAGCGCCCAGGATCTGCAGCGTTTCAAGGCCATGATCAAGGCGTACGAGGTGACCGCCGTGTTCGCAGGGCATTATCACAAGTACGGTGGCCGCTATTACGGCGCGGACTATTTCGGATCGGTGCCACTGTTTCTCAGCGGCTCCGCTTCACAGCGCACGTATCTGACCGCCGAGATAGACCGAGAAAAACGCCGGATGAGGGTGAGCAAAGTCGCTGACAACGACTGGAAAACCAGAAAGGAGCTCGCGGTGATACCCCTGCCCGGCCATGAAAACGATCTAAAATGA
- the ccoG gene encoding cytochrome c oxidase accessory protein CcoG → MSNQIPVHNVTPPAKKDDDTVDLYASREKIYTRAFTGLFRNLRIGGGLVLFLLYFGTVWLDWGGHQAVWWNLPERKFYIFGATFWPQDFILLSGILIVSAFGLFFITVFAGRVWCGYTCPQSVWTWIFMWCEKVTEGDRNQRMKLDKAPMSANKFTRKLAKHSLWLLIGFVTGLTFVGYFSPIRELTVDFFTGQADGWSYFWIGFFTLATYGNAGWLREQVCIYMCPYARFQSVMFDKDTLIVSYDPRRGEKRGPRKKELDYKANGLGDCIDCTMCVQVCPTGIDIRDGLQIECIGCAACIDACDTIMDKMSYPRGLISYTTEHNLSGQTTHKLRPRLIGYAVVLVVMIGALTGAFFMRSLVGFDVSKDRVLYRENAEGRIENVYSLKVMNKDQVDHTYVLDATGLPDLKLQGRREIKVAAGEIFTLPVELSVSPERLPSSTNEVTFNLKDIENSGTEIQAKSRFIGPHVR, encoded by the coding sequence ATGAGCAACCAGATTCCGGTACACAACGTCACGCCGCCGGCCAAAAAAGACGATGACACCGTCGACCTCTACGCCTCTCGGGAGAAGATTTACACCCGGGCGTTCACCGGGCTGTTTCGCAACCTGCGGATCGGCGGCGGACTGGTGCTGTTTCTGTTGTACTTTGGCACCGTCTGGCTCGACTGGGGCGGCCATCAGGCCGTGTGGTGGAACCTGCCCGAGCGCAAGTTCTACATTTTCGGGGCGACGTTCTGGCCACAGGATTTCATCCTGCTGTCCGGCATTCTGATCGTCAGCGCCTTCGGGCTGTTTTTCATTACCGTATTCGCGGGGCGCGTCTGGTGCGGATACACCTGCCCGCAGAGCGTGTGGACCTGGATCTTCATGTGGTGCGAAAAGGTCACCGAGGGCGACCGCAACCAGCGCATGAAACTGGACAAGGCGCCAATGAGCGCCAACAAGTTCACCCGTAAACTGGCCAAACACAGCCTGTGGCTACTGATCGGGTTCGTCACCGGCCTGACCTTCGTCGGTTATTTCTCACCCATCCGCGAGCTCACCGTGGACTTCTTCACTGGCCAGGCGGACGGCTGGTCGTATTTCTGGATCGGTTTTTTCACCCTCGCCACCTATGGCAATGCGGGCTGGCTGCGCGAACAAGTGTGCATCTACATGTGCCCGTACGCGCGCTTTCAAAGCGTGATGTTCGACAAGGACACCCTGATCGTTTCCTATGACCCACGTCGTGGCGAGAAACGTGGCCCGCGCAAAAAGGAGCTGGATTACAAGGCGAACGGACTGGGCGACTGCATCGATTGCACGATGTGCGTGCAGGTGTGCCCGACCGGAATCGACATTCGCGACGGGCTGCAGATCGAGTGCATCGGCTGCGCCGCCTGCATCGATGCCTGCGACACCATCATGGACAAGATGAGCTACCCTCGCGGGCTGATCAGCTACACCACCGAACACAACCTGTCCGGGCAAACGACGCACAAGCTGCGGCCTCGTCTGATCGGTTATGCGGTGGTGCTGGTGGTGATGATCGGCGCGCTGACGGGCGCATTCTTCATGCGCTCGCTGGTGGGCTTCGACGTCAGCAAAGACCGCGTGCTGTATCGCGAAAATGCCGAAGGGCGTATCGAAAACGTCTACAGCCTGAAGGTGATGAACAAGGATCAGGTCGATCACACCTACGTGCTTGACGCCACGGGTCTGCCGGACCTGAAACTGCAAGGGCGACGGGAGATCAAGGTGGCCGCCGGCGAGATCTTCACCCTGCCGGTCGAGCTGTCGGTTTCACCGGAAAGACTCCCGTCCAGCACCAACGAGGTGACGTTCAACCTCAAGGACATTGAAAACAGCGGCACCGAAATTCAAGCCAAGAGCCGATTCATCGGCCCACACGTTCGTTAA
- a CDS encoding FixH family protein encodes MTAATASSPWYKHLWPWIIIAILACSVTLTLSMVTIAVNNPDNLVNDNYYEAGKGINRSLDRELLAQTLKLRATVTLDDVTGEADLRLTGNSRPETLVMNLISPTQPEKDRKIVLARNPAQPGRYVGQMSDKVEGRRFVELLGVENSQTWRLFEEEAITRDKDLILGDEPIQGAEKK; translated from the coding sequence ATGACCGCAGCAACTGCCTCAAGCCCTTGGTACAAGCATCTTTGGCCGTGGATCATCATCGCCATTCTGGCCTGCTCGGTCACGCTGACGCTGTCCATGGTGACCATTGCGGTCAACAACCCCGACAACCTGGTCAACGACAACTATTACGAAGCCGGTAAAGGGATCAACCGCTCACTGGACCGTGAGCTGCTTGCCCAGACACTGAAACTGCGTGCGACCGTCACCCTCGATGACGTGACGGGCGAAGCCGACCTGCGACTGACGGGGAACAGCCGCCCTGAAACGCTGGTAATGAACCTGATCTCGCCGACCCAACCGGAAAAGGACCGCAAGATCGTGCTCGCGCGCAACCCTGCCCAGCCGGGTCGCTACGTCGGCCAGATGAGCGACAAGGTCGAGGGCCGGCGCTTCGTCGAACTGCTGGGCGTGGAAAACAGCCAGACCTGGCGCCTGTTCGAAGAAGAAGCCATCACCCGCGACAAGGATCTGATCCTGGGTGACGAACCGATTCAAGGTGCGGAAAAGAAGTGA
- a CDS encoding heavy metal translocating P-type ATPase yields MVITPCFHCALPVPPGGRFTAVVLGEAREFCCPGCQAVAQAIVAGGLESYYGHRSEASTNPQALPSQLLDEQALYDRPDVQAPFVLHDEDLAETTLMIEGVSCAACGWLIERHLRTFPAVVEARLNLSSHRLYLRWKDAALPLSQVLNELRSIGYAGHPWQADKASEQLAQDNRRSLRQLGVAGLLWFQAMMATMATWPEFNIDLSPEMHTILRWVAMFLTTPIVFYSCAPFFRGAFRDLRTRHLTMDVSVSLAIGLAYVAGIWTAITGVGELYFDAVGMFALFLLTGRYLERRARERTAAATAQLINLLPASCLRVNEDGQSERILLSELRLNDQVMVHPGAVLPADGRIVAGQSSIDESLLTGEYLPHPRAPGDAVTAGTLNVESVLTVEVLALGPETRLSAIVRLLERAQSEKPRLAQIADRAAQWFLLISLIAAAVIGVMWWQLDPSRAFWIVLAMLVATCPCALSLATPTALTTATGTLHTLGLLLTRGHVLEGLNQIDTVIFDKTGTLTEGRLTLRTIRSLGPLGSEECLSLAAALESRSEHPIARAFGNTPLMADDVVSTPGLGLEGRVGTRQLRIGQADFVCALSDSPVPTLPDEPGQWLLLGDETQVLAWLVLDDRVRDDAATLVQACKQRGWKTLLLSGDSSPMVASVAAQLGIDETRGSLRPDDKLQILQELRAQGHKVLMLGDGINDVPVMAAADISVAMGSATDLAKTTADAVLLSNRLQALVQAFTLARRTRRVILQNLWWAALYNGLMLPFAALGWITPLWAAAGMSVSSLIVVLNALRLTRMKVDAATPALVGSHRPLPA; encoded by the coding sequence GTGGTCATAACGCCTTGTTTCCACTGCGCCCTGCCCGTTCCACCTGGAGGTCGTTTCACCGCTGTGGTACTCGGCGAAGCCCGTGAATTCTGCTGCCCCGGTTGTCAGGCCGTGGCACAGGCCATCGTCGCGGGCGGCCTGGAAAGCTATTACGGCCACCGCAGCGAAGCCTCGACCAATCCGCAGGCCCTGCCTTCACAATTGCTCGACGAGCAGGCGCTGTACGACCGGCCCGACGTGCAGGCACCTTTCGTGCTGCACGACGAGGACCTGGCCGAGACCACGCTGATGATCGAAGGCGTCAGCTGCGCCGCCTGTGGCTGGTTGATCGAGCGCCATTTGCGAACCTTCCCGGCCGTCGTAGAAGCACGCCTGAACCTGTCCAGTCACCGACTTTACCTGCGCTGGAAAGACGCTGCCCTGCCGCTCAGCCAGGTGCTGAACGAACTGCGCAGCATCGGTTACGCAGGCCATCCCTGGCAGGCCGACAAAGCCAGCGAGCAGTTGGCGCAAGATAACCGGCGCAGCCTGCGTCAGCTGGGCGTTGCCGGCCTGCTGTGGTTTCAGGCCATGATGGCGACGATGGCCACGTGGCCTGAATTCAACATTGACCTCAGTCCCGAAATGCACACCATCCTGCGCTGGGTGGCGATGTTTCTGACCACGCCGATTGTGTTCTACAGCTGCGCGCCGTTTTTCAGAGGCGCCTTTCGAGACCTTCGCACGCGTCATCTGACAATGGATGTCTCGGTGTCACTGGCCATCGGCCTGGCTTACGTGGCTGGCATCTGGACCGCGATCACCGGCGTCGGCGAGCTGTACTTCGACGCGGTGGGCATGTTCGCGCTGTTCTTGCTGACCGGACGCTACCTGGAACGGCGCGCGCGGGAACGCACCGCGGCCGCCACCGCGCAATTGATCAACCTGCTGCCTGCGTCCTGCCTGCGCGTGAATGAGGACGGTCAGAGCGAGCGGATTCTGCTCAGTGAGCTGCGCCTCAACGACCAGGTGATGGTGCATCCTGGCGCGGTGCTGCCGGCAGACGGACGTATTGTTGCCGGTCAGTCGAGCATCGATGAATCGCTGCTCACCGGAGAATACCTGCCTCACCCGCGCGCCCCCGGCGATGCCGTGACCGCGGGCACGCTGAACGTCGAAAGCGTGCTCACCGTCGAAGTTCTCGCCCTCGGCCCCGAGACCCGATTGTCGGCCATCGTCCGGTTGCTTGAGCGCGCTCAGTCCGAGAAACCGCGCCTGGCGCAGATCGCTGATCGCGCGGCGCAGTGGTTCTTGCTGATCTCGCTGATTGCCGCGGCCGTCATCGGCGTGATGTGGTGGCAGCTGGACCCGAGTCGAGCATTCTGGATCGTCTTGGCCATGCTGGTCGCCACCTGCCCGTGCGCGCTGTCACTGGCGACACCGACGGCGTTGACCACCGCCACCGGCACGCTGCATACACTCGGGCTGCTGCTGACGCGTGGACACGTGCTGGAAGGGCTTAATCAGATCGATACGGTGATCTTCGACAAGACCGGCACACTGACCGAAGGCCGTTTGACACTCAGGACGATCCGCAGCCTGGGACCGCTGGGCAGTGAAGAGTGTCTGAGCCTGGCGGCGGCGCTTGAAAGCCGCTCGGAACACCCTATCGCCCGGGCGTTCGGCAACACGCCGCTGATGGCTGACGACGTGGTCAGCACGCCGGGCCTGGGGCTTGAGGGACGCGTCGGGACGCGACAACTGCGCATCGGTCAGGCAGACTTCGTCTGTGCGCTCAGTGACAGCCCCGTGCCGACCCTGCCGGATGAGCCCGGTCAATGGTTGTTGCTGGGCGACGAGACTCAGGTGCTGGCCTGGCTGGTGCTGGACGATCGCGTGCGCGACGACGCCGCCACCTTGGTCCAGGCCTGCAAGCAGCGTGGCTGGAAGACCTTGCTACTGTCCGGGGACAGCTCACCGATGGTCGCCAGCGTGGCCGCACAATTGGGCATCGACGAAACGCGCGGCAGTCTGCGCCCGGATGACAAGCTGCAGATTCTGCAAGAGCTCAGAGCGCAGGGGCACAAGGTGTTGATGCTGGGTGATGGCATCAACGACGTGCCGGTCATGGCCGCCGCTGACATCAGCGTTGCCATGGGGTCTGCCACCGATCTGGCGAAAACAACTGCCGACGCAGTGCTGCTGTCCAATCGTTTACAGGCGTTGGTTCAGGCGTTCACGCTGGCTCGGCGGACGCGCCGCGTCATCCTGCAAAATCTGTGGTGGGCTGCGCTTTACAATGGCCTCATGCTGCCGTTCGCCGCGCTGGGCTGGATCACGCCCCTGTGGGCGGCTGCGGGCATGTCCGTCAGTTCGCTGATCGTTGTACTGAATGCGCTGCGTCTGACGCGCATGAAGGTCGATGCGGCCACGCCTGCGTTGGTCGGCAGCCACCGGCCATTGCCGGCATGA
- the ccoS gene encoding cbb3-type cytochrome oxidase assembly protein CcoS — MPALYIMIPVALLIVAVAIYVFFWAVDSGQYDDLDGPAHSILFDDQDPGHKAGVDEASGKSGQQADEKNIG, encoded by the coding sequence ATGCCCGCGCTTTACATCATGATCCCGGTGGCCCTGCTGATTGTGGCGGTGGCGATCTACGTGTTTTTCTGGGCGGTGGACAGCGGTCAGTACGATGACCTCGACGGTCCGGCGCACAGCATTCTGTTCGATGATCAGGATCCGGGGCACAAGGCCGGGGTGGATGAGGCGTCGGGAAAAAGCGGGCAGCAAGCGGACGAGAAGAACATCGGGTGA
- a CDS encoding sulfite exporter TauE/SafE family protein has protein sequence MSDLLPQLLSALILGLLGGGHCLGMCGGLMGALTMAIPKEQRSRRFRLLLAYNVGRIFSYACAGLLIGLAGWAVANSPGAMVLRVMAALLLITMGLYLAGWWSGLTHIEGLGRWLWRYIQPVASRLLPVSSLPRALLLGGLWGWLPCGLVYSTLLWSASQGNALYSALLMLAFGIGTWPVLIATGLAAERTTALLRKRSVRVAGGLLVILFGLWTLPGPHQHWLMGH, from the coding sequence ATGTCTGATCTACTCCCCCAACTGCTCTCGGCCCTGATCCTCGGCCTGCTCGGCGGCGGGCATTGCCTGGGCATGTGCGGCGGCCTGATGGGGGCGTTGACCATGGCGATCCCCAAAGAGCAACGCAGCCGACGCTTTCGCCTGTTGCTGGCCTACAACGTCGGGCGCATTTTCAGTTATGCCTGCGCGGGATTGCTGATTGGCCTGGCGGGATGGGCGGTCGCCAACAGCCCCGGCGCGATGGTGCTCCGTGTGATGGCTGCCCTGTTGTTGATCACCATGGGTCTGTACCTGGCGGGATGGTGGAGCGGTCTGACGCACATTGAAGGGTTGGGACGCTGGCTCTGGCGGTACATTCAGCCGGTTGCCAGCCGACTGCTGCCGGTGTCGAGCCTGCCTCGCGCGTTGCTGCTCGGCGGATTGTGGGGCTGGTTGCCCTGCGGACTGGTCTACAGCACCCTGCTCTGGTCGGCGAGTCAGGGCAATGCGCTTTACAGCGCGCTGTTGATGCTGGCCTTCGGGATCGGCACCTGGCCTGTCCTGATCGCCACCGGGCTTGCCGCCGAACGCACCACGGCCTTGCTGCGCAAACGGAGCGTGCGGGTCGCCGGGGGACTGTTGGTCATTCTGTTTGGCCTGTGGACCCTGCCCGGCCCGCACCAGCACTGGTTGATGGGGCACTGA